A stretch of the Ananas comosus cultivar F153 linkage group 14, ASM154086v1, whole genome shotgun sequence genome encodes the following:
- the LOC109720795 gene encoding glucan endo-1,3-beta-glucosidase 6 produces MARTPLLLFLLLLLLQRHLYAVESAIGVNWGMLSSHRIPPSIVVDLMRENRIAKVKLFDSDPGILRALVGSGIEVMVGIPNEMLSTLASSQAASDVWVAQNVSRYLVKGGVNIRYIAVGNEPFLTSYAGQFQSYVLPAMLNLQQSLAKANLAGYVKLIVPCNADAYQSASLPSQGTFRPELTQIMTQLVSFLNSNGSPFLVNIYPFLSLYQNSDFPQDYAFFDGSSHPVVDGSNVYYNAFDGNYDTLVAALNKIGYGSMPIAIGEVGWPTDGAASANITAARAFNQGLISHVLSNKGTPLRPGVPPVDVYLFSLLDEEQKSLLPGNFERHWGIFSFDGQAKYPLNLGLGSGELKNAKNVQYLPPRWCVANPYRDLDGVGNHLKLACSMADCTTLYYGGSCNAIGDKGNISYAFNSYYQLQKQDSRSCDFDGLGMITYLDPSVGDCRFLVGINDSSCSSIGCGIFCGLWIMTFWVFMYLKVLGSL; encoded by the exons ATGGCAAGgacccccctcctcctcttcctcctccttctcctccttcagcGCCACCTCTACGCCGTGGAATCCGCCATTGGTGTCAACTGGGGCATGCTCTCCTCGCACCGGATCCCCCCCTCCATCGTGGTGGATCTCATGCGGGAGAATCGCATCGCGAAGGTGAAGCTCTTCGATTCCGATCCCGGGATCCTTAGGGCTTTGGTGGGGAGCGGGATCGAGGTCATGGTGGGGATCCCCAACGAGATGCTGAGCACTTTGGCTTCTTCGCAAGCCGCTTCCGatgtttgggtcgcccagaacgtGTCTAGGTATTTGGTGAAAGGGGGAGTCAATATTAG ATACATTGCGGTAGGCAACGAGCCCTTCCTCACGAGCTATGCGGGTCAATTCCAGTCTTACGTCCTCCCCGCTATGCTCAACCTCCAACAGTCGCTAGCAAAAGCCAACCTCGCGGGCTACGTGAAGCTCATCGTCCCATGCAATGCAGATGCCTACCAATCCGCGTCTCTACCCTCACAGGGCACGTTTCGCCCCGAACTCACCCAGATAATGACCCAACTCGTCTCCTTCCTCAATTCTAATGGGTCTCCCTTTCTGGTCAACATCTATCCTTTCCTCAGCCTTTACCAAAACTCCGACTTCCCCCAAGATTATGCCTTCTTCGACGGCTCTTCACACCCTGTTGTGGACGGCTCAAATGTATACTACAATGCCTTTGATGGAAATTATGATACTTTGGTAGCAGCTCTGAATAAAATCGGTTATGGGTCCATGCCTATAGCGATCGGAGAAGTCGGTTGGCCGACAGATGGTGCAGCAAGTGCAAACATAACTGCCGCGAGGGCTTTTAACCAAGGTCTAATCAGTCATGTGTTGAGTAACAAAGGAACTCCTCTTAGACCGGGTGTACCGCCTGTTGATGTTTATCTCTTTAGTCTTCTTGATGAAGAGCAAAAGAGTCTACTTCCTGGGAACTTCGAAAGGCATTGGGGGATCTTCTCCTTCGATGGCCAGGCCAAGTACCCTTTGAATCTCGGATTGGGATCGGGAGAATTGAAAAATGCCAAAAATGTTCAGTATCTCCCGCCGCGGTGGTGTGTCGCGAACCCGTATCGTGATTTGGATGGGGTCGGGAATCATTTAAAGCTTGCGTGCAGCATGGCGGACTGCACCACTTTGTACTACGGAGGGTCATGCAATGCTATTGGGGACAAGGGTAATATCTCTTATGCATTTAACAGCTATTATCAATTACAAAAGCAGGATTCAAGGAGCTGTGATTTCGATGGGCTTGGGATGATAACATATCTCGACCCTTCAGTCGGCGATTGCCGCTTTCTTGTCGGGATCAATGATAGCAGCTGTTCTTCCATCGGTTGCGGGATTTTTTGCGGGCTCTGGATTATGACATTTTGGGTATTTATGTACCTCAAAGTTTTGGGTTCTTTGTAA
- the LOC109720822 gene encoding 60S ribosomal protein L26-1-like: MKFNPRVSSSRRKCRKAHFTAPSSVRRVLMSAPLSAELRSKYGVRSMPVRKDDEVQVVRGTFKGREGKVVQVYRRKWIIHVERITREKVNGSTVNVGVAPSKVVITKLKLDKDRKALLDRKARGRAAADKAKGAKFTTEDVAAAAAAAAAPSLQEID, translated from the coding sequence ATGAAGTTCAACCCTCGGGTGTCGAGCTCGCGGCGCAAGTGCCGGAAGGCGCACTTCACGGCGCCGTCGAGCGTGCGGCGGGTGCTGATGAGCGCGCCGCTGTCGGCCGAGCTGCGGAGCAAGTACGGCGTGCGGTCGATGCCGGTGCGGAAGGACGACGAGGTCCAGGTCGTGCGGGGCACCTTCAAGGGCCGCGAGGGCAAGGTCGTCCAGGTCTACCGCCGGAAGTGGATCATCCACGTCGAGCGGATCACCCGCGAGAAGGTGAACGGCTCGACCGTCAACGTCGGCGTCGCCCCCTCCAAGGTCGTCATCACCAAGCTCAAGCTCGACAAGGACCGCAAGGCCCTGCTCGACCGCAAGGCCCgcggccgcgccgccgccgacaaGGCCAAGGGCGCCAAATTCACCACCGAagacgtcgccgccgccgccgccgccgcagctgcCCCTTCCCTCCAGGAGATCGATTGA